AATGCACAGCCACCACCGCCTTGGGCTGTGACATCAACATGTGCAAGGCCAGCGGCTTCCAATCAACAACTATCGAGTCTGCTTCTTGCATTTGATATCTGTATCCACTGCCGTGCTTGTTTTTTGGGTTTCTTTGCTGCCTATTAGACTTAGATTATCTCTCCTTTTATCTCTCTCCTTGTTATATCTACCGACCCCCTTCCTGACTCGTGGCTGACCGACCTTCCCTCTGCTACATTTCGAGTTCGCGCCCACGATGACCCCATCACATCATTCACCATGCTTGAAGAACTGACGTCGATATTTCCTCGAATTTCGGTTGACCGAAGACGTCGATACTCTGTTAGGCCATTCTACTGGTCTCTCGtgatcttcatcgtccttgcGGTATTTAGCTGGGGATTGGATCAACGGAGCAGGTCTTCGGCTGCTCATGGTATTTCGAGCTCTTCAGTTCGCTCCTTCATAAAGCGGGAAAATGAACCAGAGGTATTGATCATCACTATATTCCCGGATTTATCCCAGAGAAAAACTTATTGATTATCAATTATCGCTTCAGTGTCGCCAGGTCCGTAATGCGGATGATCAATGTGCTTTTGTTCGCTCGTATTGCCTGGACCATGAAGACGGTTTCTTCTCGTACCTTGAGCTATACTACTGCACCCTTGCAGATGCAAAGCTGCTCGCTTTTGTTATTATCATATTCTGGTTATCCCTTCTATTTAGCACCATCGGGATCGCCGCAAGCGATTTTCTATGCATTGATCTAAGTACGTTGGCCAGCTTCCTCGGCTTGAGTGAGAGCCTGACTGGAGTCACCTTCCTTGCCTTCGGAAATGGAAGCCCCGACGTTTTCTCGACCTTTGCCGCTATGAGGTCCAACAGTGGCAGCCTGGCTATTGGAGAGCTCATCGGAGCTGCAGGCTTTATAACTTCGGTGGTTGCCGGCTCAATGGCGCTGGTGCGCCCATTCAAAGTCGCCCGCAGAAGCTTTGTTCGTGATGTTAGCTATTTCGTGATCGCAATAAGTTTCAGCATGGTTCTTTTGGCGGACGGCCACCTTCATGCTTGGGAGTCTGCCGCTATGGTTGCGTTGTATTTCTTCTACGTTGTACTCGTTGTTACATGGCACTGGTACATAGttcgacgccgccgagtGCAGGAGAGGAATATGGCGGCTCGGTCCCACTTCCATATACCGGATAACCAGGAACTAGATAtcgaagaagtggaagaggacgatCCTGGGGTTGCGTCAGAGTCGACTAATCTTCTCCGTGGTGCGACTGTGGAAGACTTTGATGCTCTGGAAAATGCTGAGATTCCGGCTTGGAAAGATgcagatgaggacgatgacgcCCGCAACCGCCATCTAGCAGAGATTCGGGACAACATGCGCATATATCGGCCTTCAATGAATAGGCGCAATACGCTCAATCCTATAAGACCGAGTTTGGTTGGCGCATTGGAATTCCAGTCGGTTTTATCTTCGTTGCAGAGATCGAGAAGTCATAATAGGAACCATTCAATCAACCTTGGGAGGTATTCGGATGCCTCGGGCGGTGCGCGGGGACACCGTTCAGAACTGGACAATATGTCCATAGCATCTCATCCTCAGAGCAGCCGCTCCCGTTCTAACAATCTCCTGTCCGTTGATTATGGGACCAATCGCACCCGGGCAGTATCTGCAAATGATGCTATGGGTTTGAGATTAGATACCAATCTCTTTCCCGCTGACAGCACAGCGCAGCCCCAATTAACCGTGAGTAGGCCGTCCATCGATGAGGAATTTGGCACACGACCTCCGCATGCTCCCGAACCCCAGATTGGTACGGGCTTGTCCAGGTCATCTACACCGAGCCCAAGTTCGTCGCGaagtccgagtccgagtccggGTCCAGGGCCAAACTCCAGACTTCAGGATCCTGGTTTACTTGCCCCGCCAAATGTCATCAGCTCTCCAAACTACTCGGATGCGGCATCTGATTCACGCTCTGTACAGGTGTCCCCAAGGGGTACGAAGTACCCAGCGGGGCCGCAGAATGGCATTCCATCTGACTCATTTAGTCCTTTCCCTTCATACCAAGATGTGCCAACTTCGCCATCTCTGAGGCCACCAACTCCAAGTATTCGTATTCCTGCGCCATTCAGCCCTACCGAACCGTTACAACTTGACGAAGATATACTTGATGGGAGTAGTCGGCGTATGTCTCCAATAAGTTGGTGGCCTCGCTCGCGTTCGCGCCTACATATCGTCCTATCCATACTCTTCCCGACCTTAAATGGATGGAAAGCCAAGTCGGTTTGGGAGCAAATTCTGGGAATCGTCGCGGCTCCTAGTGTATTCCTCCTGACAATCACTCTCCCTGTTGTCGACCCTGCGCCATCTGAAGATACTTCAACTAGTTTACCAGTTATCGTGTCCTCTGCCGACGATTCAAATACGGTAGCGCCTATTGTGCGTCTGCCAGAAGATTCTCCGCTCCTCCAAGCGCACGACTCGAGGGCTGCAACAGAACGTACGACAGTAAGACAAGACAACAAATTCCAATCGGAGCGGGGGCGGTCGCGCTATGACTCTGAACTTCCTGCTGTGCGCGAGCCCGTTGACATACCCACCCCCACAAGGGAGTGGTACTTGTGGCTGGTATATATACAACTCTTCATAGGTCCCCAATTCGTAGCCTTAATTGGTTGGACCACCATAGACGAAGATCTGACGGCGCGCACCTTTCTACTTCTCAGTCTAGGCGGCCTTGTGTTCTCTCTGATATGTCTTGGTGCACTTGTTATCAGCGTACGCCAAACCCGCGGCTCCTTGGGCCACCCTCCAAGCTCGTGGCGCCCAATTCTCGCACTTCTAGGTTTCGTTGTTGCTATCTTCTGGATCGCCATCATAGCTACAGAAGTAGTCAGCCTCCTCAAAACCATTGGCGTCATCCTCAATATTAGCGATTCCCTCCTCGGTCTTACTGTCTTTGCTGTCGGGAATTCCCTTGGCGACCTCGTCGCCAACATCACTGTCGCCCGTCTCGGCTACCCAGTCATGGCCTTGAGCGCCTGCTTCGGCGGTCCCatgctcaacatcctcctcgggATCGGCCTCGGTGGTTTATACATGACTCTGCATAACAAAGGCTTGCAAACTATCGCCACATCGGAGGTCACCTACGATATCGCTGTCTCCAAAGTCCTTATTATTAGTGGGGCTACACTTCTTGCTACTCTAATCGGGTTACTTATTGTAATACCCTGGAATAATTGGCGGATGGACCGAAAAGTCGGCTGTGGGCTTATCGCACTCTGGTGCGTGACTACGTTGGGTAACGTTATTGCTGAAATTTTCTGGTAAATAACTTGGGAACTGgcctttccttcttcttttttggttTAGGATACCTACATCGCTGGCCTTGTGGCTTTAGTTTTATGCATATCATTGGAATACCCCTTCCTATGACATAGTCTTTGACTATTAACGAATGTTGTGACTTTCATTGTACCCGGTAGTGTTGTTTTATGTGGATTATTTGGATCAAAAGGCATAGTATTTATTGAGGCCAATATATACACATACATATGACTGAAGGCAGCGCCACGggaataagaaataaaaaaattgCAATAGTTCAATAAACTAACAGCTGTACATACATATTTGGAATGTTGAGCACGCACATCAGTTCGGCTGGAAGAGACGGCTAAGACCCGAGATGTAAAATGTATAGAGAACTTGACAAGCCAGCTATGTAGGATATCCAAAGAAGAGGTGTTCACAGCACGCGCCCGGCActggagctgctgcttcgaTCGTTGGTCTGAACCTTTTTAAGCCCCCTGCCTGTCTGGATCGAGGCAAGTAGTGCACTACGATCCGAGCCACCAGTTGGGGCCGCGGGGGGACCAGGGGGCGGTGGAGGtcctggaggagggggtggtggaGCGGGAAGCCCTgccggcggtggtggaggtggtggagcGCTAG
This sequence is a window from Aspergillus puulaauensis MK2 DNA, chromosome 6, nearly complete sequence. Protein-coding genes within it:
- a CDS encoding sodium/calcium exchanger protein (COG:P;~EggNog:ENOG410PHZ1;~InterPro:IPR004837;~PFAM:PF01699;~TransMembrane:14 (i25-42o111-131i143-162o182-207i219-238o244-265i656-675o762-783i795-815o835-858i870-893o899-923i944-969o981-999i);~go_component: GO:0016021 - integral component of membrane [Evidence IEA];~go_process: GO:0055085 - transmembrane transport [Evidence IEA]); translated protein: MLEELTSIFPRISVDRRRRYSVRPFYWSLVIFIVLAVFSWGLDQRSRSSAAHGISSSSVRSFIKRENEPECRQVRNADDQCAFVRSYCLDHEDGFFSYLELYYCTLADAKLLAFVIIIFWLSLLFSTIGIAASDFLCIDLSTLASFLGLSESLTGVTFLAFGNGSPDVFSTFAAMRSNSGSLAIGELIGAAGFITSVVAGSMALVRPFKVARRSFVRDVSYFVIAISFSMVLLADGHLHAWESAAMVALYFFYVVLVVTWHWYIVRRRRVQERNMAARSHFHIPDNQELDIEEVEEDDPGVASESTNLLRGATVEDFDALENAEIPAWKDADEDDDARNRHLAEIRDNMRIYRPSMNRRNTLNPIRPSLVGALEFQSVLSSLQRSRSHNRNHSINLGRYSDASGGARGHRSELDNMSIASHPQSSRSRSNNLLSVDYGTNRTRAVSANDAMGLRLDTNLFPADSTAQPQLTVSRPSIDEEFGTRPPHAPEPQIGTGLSRSSTPSPSSSRSPSPSPGPGPNSRLQDPGLLAPPNVISSPNYSDAASDSRSVQVSPRGTKYPAGPQNGIPSDSFSPFPSYQDVPTSPSLRPPTPSIRIPAPFSPTEPLQLDEDILDGSSRRMSPISWWPRSRSRLHIVLSILFPTLNGWKAKSVWEQILGIVAAPSVFLLTITLPVVDPAPSEDTSTSLPVIVSSADDSNTVAPIVRLPEDSPLLQAHDSRAATERTTVRQDNKFQSERGRSRYDSELPAVREPVDIPTPTREWYLWLVYIQLFIGPQFVALIGWTTIDEDLTARTFLLLSLGGLVFSLICLGALVISVRQTRGSLGHPPSSWRPILALLGFVVAIFWIAIIATEVVSLLKTIGVILNISDSLLGLTVFAVGNSLGDLVANITVARLGYPVMALSACFGGPMLNILLGIGLGGLYMTLHNKGLQTIATSEVTYDIAVSKVLIISGATLLATLIGLLIVIPWNNWRMDRKVGCGLIALWCVTTLGNVIAEIFW